ATATGAATTGATTGCGAAGAATAGAACTGAAAATGAAAAACTCGCTTCTCTCCGCGATACCCTTCTACCCAAACTCATGTCCGGCGAGCTCTCCGTCGAGGAGGTTTCCCTCGATTAGCTTGCTAAATTATCATTTATCCGTCGATTGAGTCTGATCTTATTATCGAGAGAAGATAATATAGCTACAACTTTTTTCTGCACATCTATTGCGGGGATATTTACAGGCCATTGCATAATCTGTTTTTTGTCCCCTCGAGGCATTTTACACCCTTTTGCTCCCGACATTACGTAATCGAAAAACGCTTGCTGGCTCAACAGATAGTATAAATATTTGCTATCTGTATTTTCTTTTGCACGAATACACAAGACATCCGCAGAGCACCCACCGCACCTATCAGCACACCATATTTTTTGGAAATATGGCCGAATATTAGAGATCAAAATATCTCCGATTT
This Alistipes shahii WAL 8301 DNA region includes the following protein-coding sequences:
- a CDS encoding restriction endonuclease subunit S, with the protein product MGLILNDLKNACELEHVCDYVNNRTTSSMNYISTENMLPNKGGISESTIIPPGTTTEYKIGDILISNIRPYFQKIWCADRCGGCSADVLCIRAKENTDSKYLYYLLSQQAFFDYVMSGAKGCKMPRGDKKQIMQWPVNIPAIDVQKKVVAILSSLDNKIRLNRRINDNLAS